The sequence TGTACACCAGCAGGCCGATCAGCATCCCGAAGCCCGCGGCGGCGAAGCCCGCGTGCCAGTCCACCTTCTCGCCCAGCGCGCCGGTGATGAGGAAGCCCAGGAAGGCGCCCAGGTTGATCCCCATGTAGAAGATGGAGAAGCCCGCGTCGCGCCGCGAGCCGCCCTCGGGGTACAGGTCGCCGACGATGGCCGAGATGTTCGGCTTGAGCAGCCCCGTGCCGAAGACGATGAGGAGGAGGCCCAGGAAGAAGAAGATCTTCCCCCCCGTCCCCTGCCCCGCGAAGCCGGAGAGCCCGATGGAGAAGTGGCCCGAGGTGATGAGGATGGCGCCGATGAGGATGGCGCGGCGGAGCCCCAGCAGCCGGTCGGCCACCCAGCCGCCCGGGAGCGAGGCCAGGTACACGCACGCGCCGTAGATGCCGACGATGGCCGAGGCCTGGTCGCGGTCGAAGCCGAAGCCGCCCCTGGCCAGGGCGGCCGACATGAACAGCACCAGCAGGGGGCGGAGCCCGTAGTACGAGAACCGCTCCCACATCTCGGTGAAGAAGAGCGTCGACAGGCCGCGCGGGTGGCCGAAGAAGGCGGTGTCCTCGCTCGGGGGGCGGGGCGGCGTCCGCGGGCGCTCGAGGACGGCGGCGCCGCCCGACCGCGGGGTCTCCGGGGAATCGATGCTCATGGGCGATTCGGGTGAGGGTGTGCCGGCCGCGCTGACGGGCTCCGGCCGGGTGGACTTCCTTCGCTCGCTCGGGCTGCCGGGGTGAGTCGGAGCCGGTGCGGGCGTGACGGGGCGGCGACGCGGAAAGCGCCGAATCTACGGCGCTTCCGCCGATCCCGCCATATTGCGCGTGGGCCGTCCGGCCGCCAATCTGCGGTCCTCCCGGACGAACGTTCCTTCCAGAGATGGACCGCGGCTACCGCGCATGCGCCCCGAAAGTTCCTCGGCTCCAGCAAGTTCCGTGACCACGGGCGCCGCACCGGGCGCCCCCTTCGCCGCCGAGCTGGCGGCGGCGCTCGCCGCGGCGGCAGGAGCGGCGGCGCTGGTGGCCGCGCGCGCGGGGGCCGACCAGGTGCGCGAGAAGGAGCGCGCCGACCTGGTGACCGCGGTGGACGAGGCGGCGGAGCGGCTGATCGGAGAACGCCTGCGCGCCGCCTTCCCGGACGACCGGCTGGTGGGCGAGGAGCTGTCGTCGGCGGCGGTCGCGGACGGCCGGCGCTGGATCGTGGACCCGGTGGACGGGACCACGAACTTCGTGCACGGGCACCCGTTCGTGGCGGTGAGCATCGCGCTGGCGGACGACGCGGGGCCGGCGGTGGGGGTGGTCCACGCGCCGTTCCTGGGCGAGGTGTTCCACGCGGTGCGCGGCGGCGGCGCCTTCCTGAACGGAGAGCCGATGCGGGTGAGCCGCGTGGACGCCTTCGCCCGCTCGCTGCTGGCGACGGGCTTCCCCTTCAAGCAGGGGAAGGGCGACCTGGACGCCTACATGCTGCTGGTGGCCGACGCGGTGCGCAGCACGCACGACGTGCGGCGCGCCGGGAGCGCGGCGCTGGACCTGGCGTTCGTGGCGGCGGGGCGGGTGGAGGGCTTCTTCGAGGTGGGGCTGGCGCCGTGGGACGTGGCGGCGGGGATGCTGCTGGTGGCCGAGGCGGGCGGCCGCGTCACCGGCTGGCCGGGCGACGCGGAGCCGCCGCTCGCCACGGGACGCATCCTGGCCAGCAACGGCCTGGTGCACGCGGAGCTGGAGGCGCTCGCGGCGCGGCACGTGGGGAAGCTGTGACGGATCGGCGAGGTGCCGATGGAATGCGGGTGAACCCGCGGCAACGACAGCGAAAAGCCCGCCTGCGCGGGCTCGTTCGGTGTGGGGGCGGCTCCGGTGCGTAGAGGCGGCGTCAGGTGCAGGCAGGGCCAATCCCGTGCGCGTCGGCGACCCACGCGGCAGGGTGGGTAGATTCCTCGGTCGCCCCGACCATCGACGCAGCCTCGGGCTCGGCGCGGGGCTCCCTCGGAATGACAGATCGCGGTTGACGTACTTCGTACCTCGTACTTCGTACCTTTCGCACTTTCGTACTTTCGCACTCCCGCACTCCCGCACTCCCGCACTTCCCCTCCGGCACCGTCCCTGCATCTCCGGCGCGCGAGAGAGGCGCAAATCCAATCCGGAGAACCGTATGTCTTCGTTCACGACGTACCTGATCGGGTTCCTGATCCTGGTCATCGGGCTGGCGCTGGCGGCGTACCTGCTGGGGGCGCCCACCACCTGGATCGTGGTGGGAGTGATCGTGCTTCTGGGGATCGGGATCATCACGGC comes from Longimicrobium sp. and encodes:
- a CDS encoding inositol monophosphatase family protein is translated as MTTGAAPGAPFAAELAAALAAAAGAAALVAARAGADQVREKERADLVTAVDEAAERLIGERLRAAFPDDRLVGEELSSAAVADGRRWIVDPVDGTTNFVHGHPFVAVSIALADDAGPAVGVVHAPFLGEVFHAVRGGGAFLNGEPMRVSRVDAFARSLLATGFPFKQGKGDLDAYMLLVADAVRSTHDVRRAGSAALDLAFVAAGRVEGFFEVGLAPWDVAAGMLLVAEAGGRVTGWPGDAEPPLATGRILASNGLVHAELEALAARHVGKL